From Nocardia sp. XZ_19_385, the proteins below share one genomic window:
- a CDS encoding sacsin N-terminal ATP-binding-like domain-containing protein, producing MSAADPFGTSKLRAGVLAAWRDSPTRLREDAATEADLVRAGYRDRLLTELAQNAADAAAKAGVPGRVTVRLDGRALRITNTGAPLDLSGVHALTALRASGKADHGTSVGRFGVGFTAVLSVSDDIEVRSTTGSLRFSRELTANALRENGIQIPGGSSRTVDQRNAGHNPAGAFSSAGGGSPSDGAAVDPDYPQPDASATVGDLHGLSTGATSAQNREPGSQLDASATVGDHRALGAAATSAQNREPAELGSESAESSESAVPGLAGSRGLSAGAPGLTPPALRLAWPIIDEPEAGADTEVVLHLRGDVDADALLEGMRAEAADLLLELPALQSIQIGDDEIASAVSPLGNGLHELRIDGPGIERRIWWQYRTSRSRWLLPVRAGKPVPAGHDVLRAPTRSDEELSLPAILIADIPMQPDRRRLLPGARIGELANGYADFARALPPGDRLVLVPSPGFARSEADGLIREAVVRELQTASWLPVVDVRPDPGHSERDVDSTGDAADLEVLGAVDARADGIASDEDESRWSDDFFGQGRPTRGTSAGSAPRATAVPTRASVFTGLTVELAELLADVVGPLVIPELSGRKHVEVLGVLDVHRLGLARLAELSGGLEREPGWWRRLYDALEPFVMDPLAAEELGALAVPLADGRVVTGPRTVILDDQLEMAIPVHWARLVHPEAAHPLLARLGARSATAEDLLSDPGLRAELEDRPDDEDTVDAVLRLAVHANPAVLPDWLGMLELPDAAGELRSADELLLPDAPLYPLLVADAPFGTVDKAVVDAYGAQALRAIGVGWDFGVVTEEDPTGPDHDLDDEAQWWAGLADDPRELAAVRDLDLVDEVAWPDALLQLVSEPHTRRLLADPNGYTAWWLRKHARIDGTPLGLLRHPADTEFAGLLDEFGFEGFGRTDLDALRAVFADPRSMSPELAAALLEALADTAKTPDPEVISRAHRRLATAIATDRLDVAVLDLPDRVRALSGAVIDPGDALVLDQPWFGLALPPERLVFGGTEHAPALATLLDLPLASEAVTAEVLGEGRRAAWAAAPLGVVLREMFTLPTQDGDLVLHDELRVRLGGAAQGTVEVPWWQAGTTTHVRVPEGR from the coding sequence CTGAGCGCCGCCGACCCGTTCGGCACTTCGAAGCTACGCGCGGGAGTCCTTGCCGCCTGGCGCGATTCGCCGACCCGCCTGCGTGAGGACGCCGCCACCGAGGCGGACCTGGTGCGCGCGGGCTACCGCGACCGGTTGCTCACCGAGTTGGCTCAGAACGCTGCCGACGCCGCGGCGAAGGCCGGCGTACCGGGGCGGGTGACCGTCCGGCTCGATGGCCGGGCCCTGCGCATCACGAATACCGGCGCGCCCCTGGACCTCTCGGGCGTCCACGCCCTGACCGCACTGCGCGCCTCCGGCAAAGCCGACCACGGCACGAGCGTCGGCCGCTTCGGCGTCGGCTTCACCGCTGTGCTGTCGGTGAGTGATGACATCGAGGTGCGCTCGACCACCGGCTCGCTGCGCTTTTCCCGAGAGCTCACCGCGAACGCTTTGCGGGAGAACGGGATCCAGATCCCAGGTGGATCGAGCCGTACCGTCGATCAGCGGAATGCGGGGCACAACCCGGCAGGAGCCTTCTCCTCTGCCGGCGGCGGATCACCCTCCGACGGTGCGGCAGTGGATCCGGATTATCCCCAGCCGGACGCGTCGGCAACGGTGGGTGATCTTCACGGGCTGAGCACTGGCGCCACGTCTGCCCAGAACCGCGAGCCGGGTTCTCAGCTAGACGCGTCGGCAACGGTGGGTGATCATCGCGCGCTGGGCGCTGCCGCCACGTCTGCCCAGAACCGCGAGCCCGCCGAGCTCGGCTCCGAGTCAGCTGAATCGTCTGAGAGCGCTGTACCCGGTCTTGCCGGGAGCCGTGGATTATCCGCTGGTGCACCGGGATTGACTCCTCCGGCGCTGCGCCTGGCGTGGCCGATCATCGACGAACCCGAAGCAGGCGCGGACACCGAAGTGGTGTTGCACCTTCGTGGTGATGTGGATGCCGACGCACTGCTCGAAGGCATGCGCGCCGAGGCAGCCGATCTGCTGCTGGAACTGCCCGCGTTGCAGAGCATCCAGATCGGTGACGACGAAATCGCCAGTGCCGTCAGTCCGCTCGGCAACGGTTTGCATGAACTGCGTATCGACGGCCCCGGCATCGAACGCCGGATCTGGTGGCAGTACCGGACATCTCGGTCCCGCTGGCTGCTGCCAGTGCGCGCCGGCAAGCCGGTACCGGCCGGGCACGACGTGCTGCGGGCGCCTACCCGGTCCGACGAGGAACTGTCCCTCCCCGCGATCCTGATCGCCGATATCCCCATGCAGCCGGATCGCCGTCGACTGTTGCCCGGCGCCCGGATCGGCGAATTGGCCAATGGTTACGCCGATTTCGCACGTGCACTGCCGCCCGGTGACCGTCTCGTCCTGGTCCCGTCGCCGGGCTTCGCCCGCAGCGAGGCCGACGGCCTGATACGTGAAGCGGTGGTGCGAGAGCTGCAAACGGCCTCCTGGCTGCCTGTGGTCGACGTACGCCCCGACCCCGGCCACTCCGAGCGGGATGTCGACTCGACCGGGGACGCTGCGGATCTTGAAGTGTTGGGCGCTGTCGACGCACGCGCCGATGGGATTGCGTCGGATGAGGACGAGTCGCGTTGGAGCGACGATTTTTTCGGGCAGGGCCGCCCGACAAGAGGTACTTCCGCGGGATCAGCACCGCGCGCTACCGCCGTGCCTACGCGGGCGAGCGTATTCACCGGGCTGACAGTGGAGTTGGCCGAGCTGCTCGCTGATGTCGTCGGGCCGTTGGTGATTCCGGAGCTGTCCGGGCGCAAGCACGTCGAGGTGTTGGGCGTGCTCGACGTGCATCGGCTGGGATTAGCGCGGCTTGCGGAACTTTCGGGTGGGCTGGAGCGGGAGCCCGGTTGGTGGCGGCGGCTGTACGACGCGCTGGAGCCGTTTGTGATGGATCCGCTGGCAGCCGAGGAGTTGGGTGCCCTGGCGGTGCCGCTGGCCGATGGCAGGGTGGTGACCGGGCCGCGCACTGTGATTTTGGATGACCAGCTGGAGATGGCTATTCCGGTGCATTGGGCCCGGCTGGTGCATCCGGAGGCGGCGCATCCGCTGCTGGCCCGGTTGGGGGCGCGTTCGGCGACGGCCGAGGATCTGCTCAGCGATCCTGGGTTGCGGGCGGAGCTGGAAGATCGACCGGACGACGAGGACACCGTCGATGCGGTGCTGCGGCTGGCGGTGCACGCCAACCCGGCGGTCCTGCCAGATTGGCTCGGCATGCTCGAATTGCCGGATGCCGCAGGGGAACTGCGGTCCGCCGATGAGCTGTTGCTCCCGGACGCGCCGCTGTATCCGCTGCTGGTCGCGGACGCGCCGTTCGGCACCGTCGACAAGGCAGTGGTGGATGCCTATGGCGCGCAGGCGCTTCGGGCGATCGGTGTCGGCTGGGATTTCGGTGTGGTCACCGAGGAGGATCCGACCGGTCCCGATCATGATCTCGATGACGAAGCGCAGTGGTGGGCCGGGCTGGCGGACGACCCGCGGGAGCTGGCCGCGGTGCGTGACCTGGATCTGGTCGACGAGGTCGCCTGGCCGGATGCGTTGCTGCAGTTGGTATCCGAGCCGCACACCCGCCGCCTGCTGGCCGACCCGAACGGATACACCGCGTGGTGGCTGCGCAAGCATGCCCGCATCGACGGGACCCCGCTGGGCTTGCTGCGGCACCCGGCCGACACCGAATTCGCCGGTCTCTTGGACGAATTCGGGTTCGAGGGCTTCGGCCGAACCGACCTCGACGCACTGCGTGCGGTCTTCGCCGATCCGCGGAGCATGTCTCCGGAGCTGGCCGCCGCGCTGCTCGAGGCACTCGCGGATACCGCGAAAACACCTGATCCCGAAGTGATTTCGCGGGCGCATCGCAGGCTGGCGACGGCGATCGCCACAGACCGGCTCGACGTCGCCGTTCTCGACCTACCGGATCGGGTGCGCGCCCTGTCCGGCGCGGTTATCGATCCGGGCGACGCACTGGTCCTGGATCAGCCCTGGTTCGGCCTGGCACTCCCACCGGAGCGCCTGGTGTTCGGCGGTACCGAGCACGCACCCGCGCTGGCGACCCTGCTGGACCTGCCGCTGGCCTCCGAGGCGGTCACCGCGGAGGTGCTCGGCGAAGGCCGCCGCGCCGCTTGGGCCGCGGCGCCGCTGGGCGTGGTCCTGCGCGAGATGTTCACGCTGCCAACGCAAGACGGCGACCTGGTACTGCACGACGAGCTGCGAGTCCGCCTCGGCGGCGCGGCGCAGGGCACCGTCGAGGTGCCCTGGTGGCAGGCGGGAACCACGACGCACGTCCGAGTCCCCGAGGGGCGCTGA
- a CDS encoding TetR/AcrR family transcriptional regulator encodes MSVEERRAHLIEAAIGLAEKKGVAGVTTRDVAQAAGVSLGVVHYCFENKDALMTELVKALAMELRDSVDANETVWQDVGSGKEALQKLVRAALELMWLNIEATPERQLLTYETTTYALREGEQTPAKLAIAREQYAFNDATVADILDHARDATSNQWTVPVQSLSRFVLEVIDGMVLRWLVDNDSEAVRGQLDLLSEMLTNYTVPTGR; translated from the coding sequence TTGAGCGTCGAAGAACGACGGGCCCACCTTATCGAGGCGGCCATTGGGCTAGCCGAGAAAAAAGGCGTTGCCGGTGTGACCACACGCGATGTGGCTCAGGCGGCAGGTGTCTCGCTCGGTGTGGTGCATTACTGTTTCGAAAATAAGGACGCGCTGATGACCGAGCTGGTCAAGGCGCTGGCGATGGAATTACGCGATTCCGTCGACGCCAATGAAACGGTATGGCAAGACGTCGGAAGTGGAAAAGAAGCACTTCAAAAATTGGTGCGCGCGGCACTCGAACTCATGTGGCTCAACATTGAAGCCACACCCGAGCGTCAACTACTCACCTACGAAACCACTACTTACGCCTTGCGAGAAGGCGAGCAAACCCCCGCGAAACTCGCAATCGCGCGCGAACAGTACGCGTTCAACGACGCCACCGTGGCCGACATCCTCGACCACGCCCGCGATGCCACGTCCAACCAGTGGACGGTCCCGGTGCAGTCGCTGAGCCGATTCGTGCTCGAGGTCATCGATGGCATGGTGCTGCGCTGGCTGGTCGACAACGACAGCGAAGCCGTGCGCGGGCAGCTCGACCTGCTCAGCGAAATGCTCACCAACTACACGGTTCCCACCGGTCGCTGA